A stretch of DNA from Candidatus Atribacteria bacterium:
AGGTAATCTTGAAAGTCGGAGTATTATCCCTACAGGGAGCAGTAGAAGAACATTTAGAGATGATAAAAAGGTGTGGTTTTGAGGGAATCAAGGTAAAAACGGTTGGAGATTTAGAAAAAGTAGATAGATTAATAATTCCCGGAGGAGAAAGTACCGCTATTGGTAAGTTAGCTAAAATATATGGTTTAGACTGCGAGATTATTAAGAAAGGCAGAGAAGGAATGCCTATATTTGGGACTTGTGCGGGGATGATTTTATTAGCAAATAAGGTTATGGGTATTGAGCAGGTAAAATTTGATTTAATAGATATTGTAGTAGAAAGAAATGCTTTTGGAAGGCAGGTAGATAGTTTTGAAGTTGATTTAAAAATAGAAGATCTTTCCGGAAAACCTTTTAAGGCAGTATTCATTAGAGCTCCCTATATTAAGAAAATAGGAAAGGGAGTGAAAGTTTTAGCTGAGTTTAACGGAAAGATTGTAATGGCTCGACAGGAAAATATTTTAGTATCCTCTTTCCATCCGGAGTTGACTGAAGATTTGAGAGTACATAAGTATTTTTTCAGTGATGATTTTTAAGATGATTAGTTGACGTTTTACTAGATAGTTATTTATATAATAAAAGTTATTTTGGTTTTTCTTTTTTTCTTTATCTTTCTTTAATCGATACACGCTAATCAATGCTTGATAGGCTATTCACCCCCTTGCACTTTCCCCCCGATTATACTATAATGATAGTCGCCGGAAGAGGGTGCAAAAAAATATCAAATTTCTTTTCGAAATAGAAAAGATAACTCTTGACAACCGCTGCTAACTTTGTTAGTATGGAATCTGTCACTTCTTAAGACACCAGTAGTTCTTTGAAAAATCTATAGTACCCAGCCAGATGTTTTTCATGATTTATGAAAGACCCCCTTTCCCCAAAGGGAGGGTCTTTTGAAAAGATGGGGATGAAAGAGGGACCTGGATTTATTCAGATTCCTGGCTTGTCCCCAGAAATACGGAGAGTTTGATCCTGGCTCAGGATGAACGCTGGCGGCGTGCCTAACACATGCAAGTCGAACGAGAAGCTGGTTTCCGATTCCTTCGGGATGAAGAAGCCGGCAGAAAGTGGCGAACGGGTGAGTAACGCGTGGGTAATCTACCCTGTAAGTGGGGGATAACCCTCCGAAAGGAGGGCTAATACCGCATACCATCTTCCTCTTATCAAGAGAAGAAGATGAAAGATGGCCTCTGTCTTAAGCTATCGCTTCAGGATGAGCCTGCGTCCTATTAGTTAGTTGGTGGGGTAATGGCCTACCAAGACCACAATGGGTAGCCGGTCTGAGAGGATGTACGGCCACACTGGGACTGAGATACGGCCCAGACTCCTACGGGAGGCAGCAGTGGGGAATATTGCGCAATGGGGGAAACCCTGACGCAGCGACGCCGCGTGGATGATGAAGGCCTTTGGGTTGTAAAATCCTGTTCT
This window harbors:
- the pdxT gene encoding pyridoxal 5'-phosphate synthase glutaminase subunit PdxT, whose protein sequence is MKVGVLSLQGAVEEHLEMIKRCGFEGIKVKTVGDLEKVDRLIIPGGESTAIGKLAKIYGLDCEIIKKGREGMPIFGTCAGMILLANKVMGIEQVKFDLIDIVVERNAFGRQVDSFEVDLKIEDLSGKPFKAVFIRAPYIKKIGKGVKVLAEFNGKIVMARQENILVSSFHPELTEDLRVHKYFFSDDF